The Microscilla marina ATCC 23134 genome has a segment encoding these proteins:
- a CDS encoding phosphosulfolactate synthase — MNYTLNNLPERTVKPREIGLSMIMDKGLSIRQVEDMLETAGVHIDMVKMGWATSYVTPNLKEKIEVYQSAGIPVYFGGTLFEAFLVRGQFDDYRRVLDKYNLSLAEVSDGSIELPHEEKCKYVSTLAQQVTVLSEVGSKDVEKIIPPYQWIELMQAELDAGAWKVIGEARESGSVGLFRSSGEVRSGLVQEILTKIPYEKIIWEAPQKAQQAWFIKLIGSNVNLGNIASNDIIPLETLRLGLRGDTFNHFLDV, encoded by the coding sequence ATGAATTATACGTTAAATAATCTGCCCGAACGTACTGTAAAACCTCGCGAAATTGGGTTATCCATGATTATGGATAAAGGTCTGAGCATCAGACAGGTAGAAGATATGCTCGAGACTGCTGGTGTTCATATCGACATGGTTAAAATGGGGTGGGCAACTTCTTATGTAACTCCCAATCTCAAAGAAAAAATAGAAGTCTATCAAAGTGCCGGTATTCCGGTTTACTTTGGGGGAACATTGTTTGAAGCATTCCTTGTAAGGGGTCAGTTTGACGACTACCGTAGGGTATTGGACAAGTATAACCTTTCGTTGGCAGAAGTATCTGACGGATCGATAGAGTTGCCACACGAAGAAAAGTGTAAATATGTAAGCACACTTGCCCAACAAGTGACAGTGCTCTCGGAAGTTGGCTCAAAAGATGTCGAGAAAATTATTCCTCCTTACCAATGGATTGAATTAATGCAGGCAGAATTGGATGCTGGCGCCTGGAAAGTGATAGGTGAAGCCCGCGAAAGTGGTAGTGTAGGCTTGTTTCGTTCTTCTGGCGAGGTTCGCTCAGGATTGGTACAGGAGATACTTACCAAAATCCCTTATGAAAAAATTATCTGGGAAGCACCCCAAAAAGCCCAACAAGCTTGGTTTATCAAGTTAATTGGCAGCAATGTAAACTTGGGTAACATCGCTTCTAACGATATTATCCCCTTAGAAACCCTCCGTTTAGGTTTACGTGGCGATACATTCAATCATTTTTTGGATGTATAA
- a CDS encoding shikimate dehydrogenase family protein has product MRQFGLIGFPLSHSFSKKYFSEKFEREQIAQANYELYPLPSVDDLPQLIDQTAHLVGLNVTIPHKQTVIPLLDHLDASAKQVGAVNVIKIDADGKKTGYNSDYFGFKQSLLNTSILLEPTTQALVLGSGGASRAVMAAFDDLHLKYQVVSRKPSTDQPQQISYQEVSPSLIESHQIIVNTTPLGMHPHTDACPALPYEALGTQHLLFDLVYNPEQTLFMKKGGTQGAKAVNGLEMLHLQAEKAWEIWNS; this is encoded by the coding sequence ATGCGTCAGTTTGGTTTGATCGGTTTCCCCCTCTCCCACTCCTTTTCGAAAAAGTATTTTAGCGAAAAGTTTGAGCGGGAACAAATTGCTCAGGCAAATTACGAGTTATACCCGTTGCCTTCAGTAGATGACTTGCCTCAGTTGATTGATCAGACAGCTCATTTGGTAGGGTTAAACGTAACCATCCCTCATAAACAAACAGTAATCCCTTTGTTGGATCACTTAGATGCTTCAGCCAAACAAGTGGGTGCTGTAAATGTGATTAAAATTGATGCGGACGGAAAAAAAACCGGGTACAACTCTGACTACTTTGGCTTTAAACAATCGTTGCTCAATACAAGTATTCTCCTTGAGCCCACCACTCAGGCATTGGTCTTGGGTTCGGGCGGAGCGTCAAGAGCTGTCATGGCAGCTTTTGATGACTTACACCTGAAGTACCAGGTGGTGTCGCGTAAGCCGTCAACTGACCAACCCCAGCAAATAAGTTATCAAGAGGTGAGCCCCAGCTTAATTGAAAGTCATCAGATTATAGTAAACACAACGCCATTGGGGATGCATCCTCATACAGATGCTTGCCCGGCACTACCTTATGAGGCACTAGGCACTCAACACTTGCTGTTTGACCTGGTATATAACCCTGAACAAACTTTGTTTATGAAAAAGGGGGGGACACAAGGTGCCAAGGCAGTCAATGGGTTGGAAATGCTGCACCTTCAGGCCGAAAAAGCCTGGGAAATTTGGAATAGTTAG
- a CDS encoding DUF7009 family protein: protein MKLRCTHNSLRIRVRKSDLDTLRQQKIVSESVQFSPQTTLTFSLQIVADSTQVSATLQQNDITVYLPANIANTWINTSQVGIEVHQELPETAQHLHVLIEKDFPCNDREEEDKADTFWELAKDPENPNIC from the coding sequence ATGAAATTACGTTGTACACATAACAGCTTGCGAATAAGGGTGAGAAAATCGGATTTAGACACACTTCGCCAACAAAAAATAGTCAGCGAATCGGTGCAGTTTTCTCCTCAAACAACGCTTACGTTTTCTCTACAAATAGTGGCAGATAGTACTCAGGTAAGTGCTACTTTGCAGCAAAACGACATTACTGTATATTTGCCAGCAAACATTGCCAACACCTGGATCAATACTTCACAAGTAGGCATTGAAGTACATCAGGAGCTGCCCGAAACCGCACAACATTTACATGTGTTGATAGAAAAAGATTTTCCCTGCAACGACCGTGAGGAAGAAGACAAGGCTGACACCTTCTGGGAACTGGCAAAAGACCCGGAAAACCCTAATATTTGCTGA
- a CDS encoding NAD-dependent epimerase/dehydratase family protein has protein sequence MIFITGCSGLVGSFIARRLLAAGHSVRALRRKDSNLHYLTDIKDQIEWVEGDVLDVSRLYDVMQGAKQVIHSAALVSFTPKTKDLMYKVNIEGTANVVNISLELGVDKLVFISSVAALGRRKNTEVIDEKAQWEPSKFNTHYAQTKYLAEMEVWRGHVEGLNSIVVNPSLILGPSPWERSSTQLFKYVWDEKKFYAAGSLNYVDVRDVAEIVYQLFVGEHTGERYIVNAGNISFKELFEKIAKTFNKRAPYIKVTPLIAAFAWRGALLQSFFTRKPPFISKETAYMSQKHFYYKNNKIIDTLNFKFKPLQESIDWACTELAQYNHLSV, from the coding sequence ATGATTTTTATTACCGGATGCAGCGGTTTAGTAGGGAGTTTTATTGCCCGGCGGTTATTGGCTGCCGGGCACTCTGTGAGGGCTTTACGCCGTAAGGATAGCAATTTGCATTACCTGACAGATATCAAAGACCAAATAGAATGGGTAGAGGGTGATGTGCTGGATGTATCACGACTGTATGATGTAATGCAGGGAGCAAAACAGGTAATTCATAGTGCCGCGCTTGTGTCTTTTACTCCTAAGACCAAGGATTTGATGTATAAGGTGAATATAGAGGGTACCGCCAATGTTGTAAATATCAGCCTGGAATTAGGCGTAGACAAGCTAGTATTTATAAGCTCAGTAGCAGCATTGGGACGAAGAAAAAATACTGAGGTAATAGACGAAAAAGCTCAATGGGAACCTTCAAAATTTAATACGCACTATGCCCAAACCAAATACTTGGCAGAAATGGAAGTATGGCGTGGACATGTAGAGGGTTTAAACAGTATTGTGGTAAATCCTTCGTTGATATTGGGACCCAGCCCATGGGAACGCAGCAGTACTCAGTTATTTAAGTATGTTTGGGACGAGAAGAAGTTTTATGCAGCTGGTAGTCTCAACTATGTAGATGTAAGGGATGTAGCAGAAATAGTATATCAGTTGTTTGTTGGAGAGCATACTGGAGAACGCTACATAGTAAACGCTGGAAATATTTCGTTCAAAGAATTGTTTGAGAAGATTGCAAAAACTTTCAATAAGCGTGCGCCTTATATAAAAGTTACCCCACTTATTGCCGCGTTCGCCTGGCGTGGAGCATTATTACAATCATTTTTTACCCGTAAGCCCCCTTTCATTAGCAAAGAAACTGCTTATATGTCACAAAAACATTTTTACTATAAAAATAATAAAATCATTGACACCCTCAACTTTAAGTTCAAGCCTCTTCAGGAAAGTATAGACTGGGCGTGTACAGAATTAGCTCAGTACAATCATTTAAGTGTTTGA
- a CDS encoding FtsL-like putative cell division protein: MAENTPKKPIKEKKGRKRSNISLLNTINRIDSLVENGIPTNYIPHLVFLAVLGIFYIGNSHYAESMIRQTNKLESQVENLRSNYTSRKVEFMYSSKQSEIIKAVEEKQLRLKESNKNLYKIKLKKNQEENTEK, encoded by the coding sequence ATGGCAGAAAATACGCCCAAAAAACCTATAAAAGAAAAAAAAGGACGCAAACGAAGTAACATTAGTTTGCTCAATACCATCAACCGAATCGACAGTTTGGTAGAAAACGGTATTCCAACCAACTATATTCCCCACCTGGTATTTTTGGCAGTATTGGGTATATTTTACATCGGCAACTCTCACTATGCCGAAAGCATGATCCGCCAAACCAACAAACTGGAGTCTCAGGTAGAAAACCTACGCTCTAACTATACTTCGCGTAAGGTAGAGTTTATGTATTCGAGCAAGCAATCAGAAATTATAAAAGCAGTAGAAGAAAAGCAACTTAGGCTAAAAGAAAGCAATAAAAACTTGTATAAAATAAAGCTTAAGAAAAATCAAGAAGAAAACACCGAAAAGTAA
- a CDS encoding polysaccharide biosynthesis tyrosine autokinase translates to MTDQSNIPNINTPSEDDDFLNALDLEKVWEIFRKSIIWMLLLPLFTISIGHLWLRYTKPVYKSSSTLKLAIKDEGVGMLGIKGLIPGGSYSGGNLVGEIEFIRSQIIFNDVINAMDLWISYYQQGNILDAEYYKNPPFKVIDHQVKSDAFLDKNINIEIIDDQRFQLSYVLGTQTVKKTYRFDQPIVTSYYSFKVIKTSFYKPAFRQIPFYFKINSRQALISYLNNNLQVGILNKSARIIGINFRDHHPQKARDIVHVIDTIYLHKTLENKKRANTQQKAYLNRRLGEIEDSMRTYEAKIQSFMLKFKTNDVNKKLEESVKEIEKLIKEKIVFNEQLAAIKELDDLVNKQGDLSEFLPTLTTPIQGLGQLQPLISKLNQLQENKKILALKATGSSIVVKDINQKLELQRTQVQKLLARVRKNIYKKIVAIQSTINELEADFGGLPAQEAEYKRVERLYKIYEGYYLQMLNRKAEIGISEAGIVPEFVILSNANLPKIPISPKHLLIYGITGGFGLFLSLALVVIRYLLHNKVTNLRELERVTKAPILGTIPRYKHRKLKYTKLLVHLNPKSSLNEALRSIRTNLAFILPEGQNLYDIKDAKIISITSTISGEGKTFVATNLGGIIAMSDKKVILIDCDMRKPKLHIAFDVENEKGVSNILIKQNVIEDCIQKTPIDTLDFISAGPTPPNPSELILRNDFDDLLAKLKEIYDIIIIDTPPVGLVTDGVLIMKRVDVPLYVVKAHYSRKIFGKGIDKLVQSNNFHNLSIVLNSVKHLTGYGGYKYGYGYGRYYGGGYYEDKSNKQSFLLRLLSIFKRKK, encoded by the coding sequence TTGACAGATCAAAGTAACATACCAAACATCAATACTCCTTCAGAAGACGATGATTTTCTCAACGCATTGGATTTAGAGAAAGTGTGGGAAATATTTCGTAAAAGCATTATTTGGATGCTTTTATTACCCCTATTTACCATAAGTATAGGCCATTTATGGTTGCGTTATACCAAGCCAGTATATAAGTCTAGCTCTACCCTAAAACTGGCGATTAAGGACGAAGGAGTAGGTATGTTGGGAATCAAGGGATTGATCCCAGGTGGAAGCTATTCGGGGGGAAATCTTGTAGGAGAAATAGAATTTATCCGATCTCAGATTATTTTCAATGATGTAATCAATGCCATGGATTTATGGATAAGTTACTATCAACAAGGCAATATTCTTGATGCTGAATATTACAAAAACCCTCCATTTAAAGTAATAGACCACCAAGTAAAATCTGACGCTTTTTTAGATAAAAACATCAACATTGAGATTATCGATGATCAACGTTTTCAGCTTTCTTATGTACTGGGAACCCAAACAGTCAAAAAAACTTATCGGTTTGACCAGCCAATAGTTACTTCTTACTACTCATTCAAGGTAATCAAAACCTCTTTTTACAAACCTGCTTTTCGACAAATCCCCTTTTACTTTAAAATTAACAGTCGGCAGGCTCTTATCAGCTATCTAAATAACAATTTGCAAGTAGGTATACTTAATAAAAGTGCTCGGATTATAGGGATAAATTTTCGAGATCATCACCCTCAAAAAGCACGGGATATTGTACATGTAATAGACACCATTTATTTGCATAAAACACTTGAAAATAAAAAAAGAGCCAATACTCAGCAAAAGGCATATCTTAACCGACGCCTGGGAGAAATAGAAGACAGCATGAGAACGTATGAAGCTAAAATACAAAGTTTCATGCTGAAATTTAAAACCAATGATGTAAACAAAAAATTAGAAGAATCTGTCAAAGAAATTGAGAAACTGATCAAAGAAAAAATCGTTTTTAATGAGCAATTGGCTGCCATCAAAGAATTGGATGATTTGGTAAACAAACAAGGAGATTTATCTGAGTTTTTACCCACTTTAACCACCCCCATTCAAGGTTTAGGCCAACTACAACCACTAATAAGTAAACTCAATCAACTACAGGAAAACAAAAAAATATTGGCACTCAAAGCCACTGGTTCATCCATTGTTGTTAAAGACATTAATCAAAAGCTTGAACTACAACGCACTCAAGTACAAAAACTGCTGGCCAGAGTGCGTAAAAATATATACAAAAAAATAGTTGCTATTCAATCAACAATCAATGAGCTTGAGGCTGACTTTGGGGGACTGCCAGCTCAAGAAGCTGAGTATAAAAGGGTAGAACGATTATATAAGATTTATGAGGGGTATTACTTGCAAATGCTCAACAGAAAGGCAGAAATTGGCATTTCAGAAGCAGGTATTGTTCCTGAGTTTGTCATTTTATCTAACGCCAATTTACCTAAAATACCTATCTCTCCAAAACACCTGCTAATATATGGTATAACAGGTGGCTTTGGTCTGTTTTTGAGCTTGGCTTTAGTAGTGATTCGTTATTTATTACACAACAAAGTAACAAATTTAAGAGAACTCGAACGTGTAACCAAAGCCCCTATCCTAGGTACTATCCCCCGGTACAAACACCGTAAACTTAAGTATACCAAGCTATTGGTACACCTCAACCCTAAGTCATCGCTCAATGAGGCACTACGCTCGATAAGAACAAACCTGGCGTTTATTTTGCCCGAAGGACAAAACTTATATGATATCAAAGATGCTAAAATCATCTCTATTACCTCTACCATCAGTGGGGAAGGAAAAACATTTGTAGCTACTAACCTAGGGGGCATTATTGCCATGTCTGACAAAAAAGTAATTTTGATAGACTGCGACATGCGCAAACCCAAGTTACATATAGCCTTTGATGTAGAAAACGAGAAAGGGGTAAGCAATATCCTGATCAAGCAAAATGTCATTGAAGATTGTATTCAAAAAACACCCATCGATACACTTGATTTTATCTCAGCTGGTCCTACTCCTCCCAACCCTTCAGAACTAATTTTAAGAAATGATTTTGACGATTTACTGGCAAAATTGAAAGAAATTTATGATATTATCATTATTGATACTCCTCCAGTAGGCTTGGTAACAGATGGAGTATTGATTATGAAAAGAGTAGACGTACCATTGTACGTAGTCAAAGCCCACTATTCACGCAAAATATTTGGCAAAGGAATAGACAAATTGGTGCAGTCTAACAATTTCCACAACTTATCAATCGTTCTGAACTCAGTAAAACACTTGACTGGATACGGAGGATACAAATATGGTTATGGCTATGGTAGATACTATGGCGGTGGCTATTATGAAGATAAATCTAACAAACAAAGCTTCCTTCTTCGGTTATTATCAATATTTAAGCGAAAGAAATAA
- a CDS encoding polysaccharide biosynthesis/export family protein, whose amino-acid sequence MKNLYLIGILAFLGACRSYNPKLFRTESKNLSEHLTKLTKQVEKNYTIQKNDFISVSVYTNDGEIIVLPPSIQQLNITNNNNNNPNNQLQNQFKDISFLVKQDGFAKLPMVGNVHLEGFTLNQADSLLQTKYSKFYAKPFVLTNYTNKRVIVLKGNQGVLYPLRNEKVNLVEVVAATGGMSRDLKTHNIRLIRGDLQNPKVFLIDLSTIDGLTYHNLTLEPNDIIYIEPIRRPFIESFRDVSSVLTVFTSLITTILLVISLSR is encoded by the coding sequence ATGAAAAATCTTTACCTAATTGGGATTCTAGCTTTTTTGGGAGCTTGTCGTTCTTACAACCCTAAACTATTTAGAACAGAGTCAAAAAATTTATCAGAACATTTAACTAAGCTTACAAAGCAAGTTGAAAAAAATTATACCATACAAAAAAATGATTTCATTAGTGTAAGTGTTTACACTAATGATGGAGAAATCATTGTGTTGCCCCCTTCTATACAACAGCTAAATATTACTAACAACAACAATAATAACCCAAACAATCAACTCCAGAATCAATTCAAAGATATTAGCTTTCTTGTCAAACAAGATGGTTTTGCCAAACTGCCTATGGTGGGTAATGTACACCTTGAAGGCTTTACCCTAAACCAAGCGGATAGCTTGCTACAAACAAAATACAGTAAGTTTTATGCAAAACCCTTTGTCTTGACCAACTATACCAATAAAAGAGTGATTGTACTAAAGGGTAATCAAGGAGTATTATACCCTCTACGCAACGAAAAAGTAAACCTGGTAGAAGTAGTTGCTGCTACAGGAGGCATGAGTCGCGATTTAAAAACTCATAACATTCGCCTGATCAGAGGAGACCTTCAGAATCCTAAGGTTTTTCTTATTGATTTATCAACAATAGATGGGTTAACCTATCACAACCTTACACTTGAGCCTAACGATATCATATATATTGAGCCTATTCGCCGCCCATTTATAGAGTCCTTTCGCGACGTAAGTTCTGTATTAACTGTTTTTACAAGCTTGATAACCACTATTTTGTTGGTTATTTCATTAAGCAGATAA
- a CDS encoding DUF368 domain-containing protein, with protein sequence MQRTLKDYLLLLLKGVGMGSADVVPGVSGGTIAFITGIYQELLDSIRSVDGQALGLLLKFKIGDFWQKINGNFLAAVFGGIMIAVLSLAKLLTYLLEHFPIQLWSFFFGLIIASALLVGKQVTQWSMGGILAGIVGVVLAYFITITSGAQTSEAMWFVFVAGMIAICAMILPGISGSFILVLLGKYTFILAALKEFKISIIAVFMSGCIVGILSFSHLLGWMLKRYYNLTIIFLIGIMIGSLNKVWPWKKVLETYTDSHGKVKPLLEKSILPSQFEGDPYLMYAIIFAVVGFALVYIIERLAPKQVN encoded by the coding sequence ATGCAAAGAACACTCAAAGATTATCTGCTGTTACTTCTAAAAGGTGTAGGAATGGGCTCGGCAGATGTAGTACCTGGAGTTTCGGGAGGAACTATAGCTTTTATTACAGGTATTTATCAAGAGTTACTAGACTCTATTCGCTCAGTAGACGGACAAGCACTTGGCTTATTACTTAAGTTTAAAATTGGTGATTTTTGGCAAAAAATCAACGGTAATTTTCTTGCTGCGGTATTTGGGGGAATTATGATAGCCGTGTTGTCATTGGCTAAGTTGCTCACCTACTTGTTAGAGCACTTCCCCATCCAACTCTGGTCTTTCTTTTTTGGACTTATCATTGCCTCTGCCCTCTTGGTAGGCAAACAAGTCACTCAATGGTCGATGGGTGGCATCCTGGCTGGTATTGTAGGTGTTGTACTTGCCTACTTTATTACTATTACGTCAGGGGCACAAACCAGTGAAGCAATGTGGTTTGTGTTTGTTGCTGGCATGATTGCCATCTGTGCTATGATTTTACCAGGTATATCGGGTAGCTTTATATTAGTATTGCTAGGCAAGTATACTTTTATTCTAGCGGCACTCAAAGAGTTTAAAATCAGCATTATAGCTGTTTTTATGAGCGGATGTATTGTAGGTATTTTATCGTTTTCTCACTTATTGGGCTGGATGTTGAAAAGGTATTACAACCTTACCATTATATTTTTAATTGGTATTATGATTGGCTCACTCAATAAGGTTTGGCCTTGGAAAAAGGTGTTGGAAACCTACACAGATAGTCATGGCAAAGTAAAACCATTGCTTGAAAAAAGCATTTTACCATCACAATTTGAGGGTGACCCTTACCTAATGTATGCCATCATATTTGCAGTAGTAGGCTTTGCATTGGTATATATTATAGAGCGATTGGCTCCTAAGCAAGTGAATTAA
- a CDS encoding tyrosine-protein phosphatase, whose protein sequence is MLNLWKHKSTIRSKKSEPFIHTDIHSHLLPAIDDGSKTYEESIELLKEFVALGYQKVITTPHIMSDFYRNTPEIIHSKLRRLRSKAKEHQVNIEIDAAAEYYMDDWFIHQVNRKVPLLTFGEQYLLFETSFMNKPNQFFDVLFKLQTQGYKPVMAHPERYTYLHNDFDLVKRIHKQGILLQINLNSLEGYYGKPAQKLAEKLIDNKMVNLAGSDCHGKRHIESLRRIQKKKYYQKLQHLTLINNQL, encoded by the coding sequence ATGCTGAATTTATGGAAACATAAATCAACCATCCGCTCAAAAAAGTCTGAACCTTTTATACATACAGACATCCATTCACACCTCTTGCCTGCTATAGACGATGGTTCGAAAACTTATGAAGAATCAATTGAGTTATTGAAAGAATTTGTAGCCTTGGGCTATCAAAAAGTCATTACTACTCCTCATATTATGAGCGACTTTTACAGGAATACTCCTGAGATAATTCATTCAAAACTCAGAAGACTACGAAGCAAAGCCAAGGAACACCAGGTTAACATTGAAATAGACGCTGCGGCGGAATATTATATGGATGACTGGTTTATACATCAGGTAAACCGAAAGGTACCTTTGCTTACCTTTGGCGAACAATATTTATTGTTTGAGACCTCTTTTATGAATAAGCCTAATCAGTTTTTTGATGTCTTGTTCAAGCTGCAAACTCAAGGATACAAACCAGTAATGGCGCATCCAGAGCGTTACACTTACCTACATAATGACTTTGACCTTGTGAAAAGAATACACAAACAAGGAATTCTTCTACAAATTAACCTCAACTCATTGGAAGGCTATTATGGCAAACCTGCCCAAAAACTAGCAGAAAAGCTGATAGACAACAAAATGGTTAACTTGGCAGGTTCTGACTGCCATGGCAAACGCCATATAGAAAGCCTAAGGAGAATACAAAAAAAGAAATATTACCAAAAATTACAGCACCTTACTTTAATTAATAACCAACTCTAA
- a CDS encoding tetratricopeptide repeat protein, whose amino-acid sequence MVDDFKNDDNVLEVVERFEQMLENDEQHFFDVQVYEMVITYYRQENKIKQALQVCNIASHQYPFSMELLLEKAHLLTHLDKYNQALELVEKISTFQPTDYDTLFLKANIYVQLGNYQEAIDVYGFLLKFASEKDELLYNIGYTYQSMGFYDKAIAFYKKALKHNLNNEAAVLELAYCLDITGNLEDGLEYYKKFIDENPYSFLAWYHLGMTYAKLGNMTDALNAYEYSTLIKDDFAPGYIEIGNIYITLSRYDEAQKAFETALLHETFSADLYCKLAYTFELKKEYYAAITHYKEAMEVDKLWDDAWFRAGLCLFSLNKYYESLHYFRKATQINGINENYWLAIADAEFAMGNILSSLDAYEEASNLAPDNPIVWLKWATTMYDHGYIDKATEVVLDALDECPENAEIHYRAVAYLISTGKYKQAFNLLENALILDFDKHTMLFDFFSDLETQKALYQIIDQYKTL is encoded by the coding sequence ATGGTAGATGATTTCAAAAATGACGACAATGTTTTAGAGGTGGTCGAGAGGTTTGAACAGATGCTCGAAAATGATGAGCAACATTTTTTTGATGTTCAGGTGTATGAAATGGTCATTACCTATTATCGCCAGGAAAACAAAATAAAGCAAGCTCTGCAGGTTTGTAATATAGCCAGCCATCAGTACCCCTTCTCGATGGAGTTATTACTTGAAAAAGCCCACTTACTTACCCACCTTGACAAATATAACCAAGCGCTGGAATTAGTAGAAAAAATAAGCACCTTCCAACCTACCGACTATGATACTTTGTTTTTGAAAGCAAATATTTATGTGCAGTTAGGCAATTATCAGGAAGCAATAGATGTGTATGGCTTTTTGCTAAAGTTTGCCAGCGAAAAAGACGAGTTACTGTACAACATAGGCTATACTTACCAAAGTATGGGTTTTTATGACAAGGCAATTGCGTTTTATAAAAAAGCCTTGAAACACAACTTAAACAATGAGGCAGCAGTACTTGAGCTTGCCTATTGTTTAGATATTACCGGAAACCTGGAAGATGGTCTGGAATACTATAAAAAATTTATAGATGAAAACCCTTATTCATTTTTGGCTTGGTACCACCTCGGTATGACTTATGCCAAATTGGGTAATATGACAGACGCCCTGAATGCTTATGAGTATTCTACTTTGATTAAGGATGATTTTGCCCCAGGGTATATCGAAATAGGCAATATTTATATCACACTTTCACGGTACGACGAGGCACAAAAAGCTTTTGAAACGGCTTTGTTACATGAAACGTTCTCAGCTGATTTATACTGTAAGCTTGCCTATACTTTTGAGCTCAAAAAAGAGTATTACGCTGCCATTACACACTATAAAGAAGCAATGGAGGTAGATAAACTATGGGATGATGCCTGGTTTAGGGCGGGTTTATGCCTGTTTTCGCTCAATAAATATTATGAGTCACTCCATTATTTTCGAAAAGCTACTCAAATCAATGGTATCAACGAAAACTACTGGTTGGCCATTGCTGACGCTGAATTTGCCATGGGCAATATCCTCAGTAGTTTGGATGCTTACGAAGAAGCCAGTAACCTTGCCCCTGACAATCCCATAGTATGGCTTAAGTGGGCAACCACTATGTATGATCACGGTTACATAGACAAAGCCACCGAAGTAGTGCTGGATGCACTGGATGAATGCCCCGAAAACGCTGAAATACATTATCGGGCAGTAGCTTACCTTATAAGTACAGGAAAATACAAGCAAGCCTTTAATTTATTAGAAAATGCTTTAATTTTGGACTTTGATAAACATACAATGCTTTTTGACTTTTTCTCTGACTTAGAGACGCAAAAAGCTTTGTATCAAATTATTGATCAATATAAGACTCTTTAA